The DNA region CTATAGGCCGCAGTTCTACTTCAGGACCACGGACGTGACCGGAGTAGCAGAGCTGCCTGAGGGCGTGGAGATGGTAATGCCTGGTGACAACGTCAGTATGACGGTAGAGCTGATTTCGCCGATCGCGATGGAGAAGGAATTGAGGTTTGCAATCAGAGAAGGTGGTCGCACGGTTGGTGCCGGTGTCGTCACCGAGGTCATGGTTTAGCCATGAGAGATATATTTTTATTCCAGTGCACCGAATGCAAAAATAAGAACTATTCGACCATGAAGAACAAGAAGAACACAACGGATAAGCTTCAGCGGAAAAAATACTGCAGAAGCTGCATGAAACATACCGTTCACAAGGAAACGAAAGCGTAGATGAGTATAGGCCAGTAGCGCTAACGGCTAGAGCATCGGACTCCAAATCCGAGGGCTGGGGGTTCGAATCCCTCCTGGCCTGCCAACTAAAGCGAGGAAGAATGCATGATTGAGAAAATAAAGCAGTTTTTCAATGAAGTTAAGATCGAGACAAAGAAGGTCGTGTATCCAAACAGAGAGGAGCTGATCGGGTCAACATGGGTTGTGATCATTACCGTGATGGTGATTTCCGTATTC from Nitrospirota bacterium includes:
- the secE gene encoding preprotein translocase subunit SecE, with the translated sequence MIEKIKQFFNEVKIETKKVVYPNREELIGSTWVVIITVMVISVFLGVVDLALAKIVGLALR
- the tuf gene encoding elongation factor Tu (EF-Tu; promotes GTP-dependent binding of aminoacyl-tRNA to the A-site of ribosomes during protein biosynthesis; when the tRNA anticodon matches the mRNA codon, GTP hydrolysis results; the inactive EF-Tu-GDP leaves the ribosome and release of GDP is promoted by elongation factor Ts; many prokaryotes have two copies of the gene encoding EF-Tu), whose protein sequence is YRPQFYFRTTDVTGVAELPEGVEMVMPGDNVSMTVELISPIAMEKELRFAIREGGRTVGAGVVTEVMV
- the rpmG gene encoding 50S ribosomal protein L33, with protein sequence MRDIFLFQCTECKNKNYSTMKNKKNTTDKLQRKKYCRSCMKHTVHKETKA